From the genome of Virgibacillus siamensis, one region includes:
- the codY gene encoding GTP-sensing pleiotropic transcriptional regulator CodY: MELLDRARKINAMLQKATGKSVNFNEMSASLREVIKGNIFILSRRGKLLGFAINQEIENDRMKAMLEDRQFPEEYTQGLYGIYETTANLDIDSPYTAFPVENRELFKNGLTTIVPIIGGGERLGTLVLSRLTDSFSDDDLLLAEYGATVVGMEILHEKTEEIEVEARSKAVVQMAISSLSYSELEAIDHIFEELNGNEGLLVASKIADRVGITRSVIVNALRKLESAGVIESRSLGMKGTYIKVLNDKFLVELEKLRSR, translated from the coding sequence ATGGAACTTTTAGATCGAGCAAGAAAAATCAACGCAATGCTGCAGAAAGCCACAGGAAAATCGGTAAACTTTAATGAGATGTCTGCATCACTGAGGGAGGTTATCAAGGGAAATATTTTCATCCTCAGCAGACGCGGTAAATTACTTGGATTTGCGATCAATCAGGAAATTGAAAATGATCGTATGAAAGCAATGCTGGAGGACCGACAGTTTCCGGAAGAATATACGCAGGGACTTTACGGAATTTATGAGACTACAGCAAACCTTGATATTGACAGTCCGTATACCGCATTCCCTGTTGAAAACCGTGAACTGTTTAAAAATGGTTTAACAACTATCGTGCCAATCATTGGCGGCGGTGAACGTCTGGGAACATTGGTGTTAAGCAGACTTACTGATAGTTTCAGTGATGATGATTTATTGTTGGCAGAATATGGTGCAACCGTTGTAGGCATGGAGATTCTTCACGAAAAAACGGAAGAAATCGAAGTGGAAGCACGAAGCAAAGCGGTTGTTCAAATGGCAATCAGCTCATTGTCTTACAGTGAACTGGAAGCAATTGACCATATCTTTGAGGAATTGAATGGAAATGAAGGGCTGCTTGTTGCTAGTAAAATAGCTGATAGAGTCGGCATTACCCGTTCGGTTATTGTAAATGCACTGCGTAAGCTGGAAAGTGCCGGTGTTATTGAATCACGTTCACTTGGAATGAAAGGAACTTACATTAAAGTTCTAAACGATAAATTTCTTGTTGAACTTGAAAAACTGAGATCAAGATAA